One Lemur catta isolate mLemCat1 chromosome 15, mLemCat1.pri, whole genome shotgun sequence genomic window carries:
- the FAAP100 gene encoding LOW QUALITY PROTEIN: Fanconi anemia core complex-associated protein 100 (The sequence of the model RefSeq protein was modified relative to this genomic sequence to represent the inferred CDS: inserted 2 bases in 1 codon) — protein MAGALPRVRYLAGFCCPLGGLASGKPRVLCHEAEAFVSTGSELVYVCDLEGGLLTAAYRFPGQVWHLELLAPRRTLYVLCAQKGVYCLSLDHLSRSTSQDDGDSEDSELPSFVIPVGPDACILPDASLCAFTVLEDTLVTLVQGPTQWKMQLFERPCPGEDPQPGGQIGEVELSTYAPPAGVPGKPADPRFLPVLCCVSPPASRVPHGQLWGPGSFTLKEALFGLLFGADATLLESPVILCGLPDGQLCSVALKALVTSRSAPGDPKALVKILHHLEEPVIFIGALRTEPQAEEAAEETLPGEDVHSDCLVALGHCGRTLAIKASWDEAGHLVPELREYCLPGPVLCAACGGGGRVYHGTPSDLCMVDLARGGTPLDPTQPDEGPGGLPPLLCPASLSICSVVTLAVLSRAPEGGTELLALSAKGRLMTCSLDLNSEAPGLSPVSRANTGQKIKELLSGIGNVSERVSFLKKAVDQRNKALTSLNEAMNVSCALLSSREGPKPISCTTTAGWSRLQLQDVLMATCLLENRSAFCLGQGWTLCVQVLTSSSALDLDSAGSATTYTIPVGQLSPGSQREVTLPLGPGENGTFDLPVTVSCTLFYSLREVVGRALAPSDSFEDPCLDEDPPDVLPEQEGICLPLSRRTVDLLQSLRFPGLAPPCTQAPPLRGPXADPVDAFLEACREPGSQPAGPASLRAAYLPPSVACIKVSAELLRAALDDSRSGVPLCCATLQWLLAENAAVDVVRARALSSVQGVAPDGADVHLIIREVAVTDLCPAGAIQVVEIQVESSSLADVCRAHHAIIGRMQTMVRQQAARGCSPPDLRVQYLRQIHANHETLLREVQTLRDRLCVEDEASSCTTAQRLLQVYKQLRSPSLVLL, from the exons ATGGCGGGCGCCTTGCCGCGGGTCCGGTACCTGGCGGGCTTCTGCTGCCCGCTCGGGGGCCTGGCGTCGGGCAAGCCCCGCGTGTTGTGCCACGAGGCGGAGGCCTTCGTGTCCACCGGGAGCGAGCTTGTCTACGTGTGTGACCTGGAGGGCGGGCTGCTGACC GCGGCGTACCGGTTCCCCGGCCAGGTGTGgcacctggaactcctggccccTCGCCGGACGCTCTACGTCCTGTGCGCCCAGAAGGGCGTTTACTGCTTGTCGTTGGACCACCTGAGCAG GTCTACGAGCCAGGACGATGGGGACAGTGAGGACAGCGAACTCCCTTCCTTTGTGATCCCTGTGGGCCCTGATGCCTGCATCCTCCCCGACGCCTCACTGTGTGCATTCACTGTGCTTGAAGACACCCTTGTCACCCTGGTGCAGGGCCCTACCCAGTGGAAGATGCAGCTGTTTGAGCGTCCCTGTCCAGGGGAGGACCCCCAGCCGGGAGGCCAGATTGGCGAGGTAGAGTTGTCCACCTACGCGCCCCCTGCTGGGGTCCCAGGGAAACCTGCAGACCCCCGCTTCCTCCCAGTGCTGTGCTGTGTGTCACCACCAGCCTCTAGGGTCCCACACGGCCAACTCTGGGGCCCTGGGAGCTTCACACTGAAGGAGGCCCTCTTTGGGCTCCTCTTTGGAGCGGATGCCACCCTCCTGGAGTCACCCGTGATCCTCTGTGGTCTCCCTGATGGCCAGCTCTGCTCTGTGGCCCTGAAGGCCCTGGTCACCTCCAGGTCAGCCCCCGGTGACCCGAAGGCCCTTGTTAAGATCCTCCATCACCTGGAAGAGCCTGTCATCTTCATAGGGGCCTTGAGGACGGAGCCGCAAGCTGAGGAGGCTGCGGAGGAGACGCTGCCTGGTGAAGACGTGCACTCGGACTGCCTGGTGGCCCTTGGTCACTGTGGCCGGACGCTTGCCATCAAGGCCAGCTGGGACGAGGCTGGGCATCTGGTGCCAGAGCTGCGGGAGTActgcctgccaggccctgtgctctgTGCTGCCTGCGGTGGGGGTGGCCGTGTGTACCACGGCACCCCCTCAGACCTCTGCATGGTGGACCTTGCTCGGGGCGGCACCCCCTTGGACCCCACGCAGCCGGACGAGGGCCCAGGCGGCCTGCCCCCTCTGCTGTGCCCAGCCAGCCTGAGCATCTGCAGCGTCGTCACTCTCGCTGTGTTGTCGAGGGCTCCTGAAG GTGGCACCGAGCTCCTGGCCCTGTCTGCCAAAGGCCGCCTGATGACCTGCAGCCTGGACCTGAACTCGGAGGCGCCTGGCCTTTCCCCGGTGAGCAGGGCCAACACAGGCCAGAAAATCAAGGAATTGCTCTCTGGAATCGGCAACGTCTCTGAAAG AGTGTCTTTTCTGAAGAAAGCGGTTGACCAGCGGAACAAGGCCCTGACGAGCCTCAACGAGGCCATGAACGTGAGCTGCGCGCTGCTGTCCAGCCGGGAGGGCCCCAAGCCCATCTCCTGCACGACCACTGCGGGCTGGAGCCGCCTGCAGCTGCAGGACGTGCTGATGGCCACCTGCCTGCTGGAGAACCGCAGCGCCTTctgcctgggccagggctggacCTTGTGCGTCCAGGTGCTCACCAGCAGCTCCGCCCTGGACCTGGATTCGGCCGGCTCGGCCACCACCTACACCATCCCCGTGGGCCAGCTCAGCCCCGGCAGTCAGCGGGAGGTGACGctgcccctgggccctggggagaaCGGCACGTTCGACCTGCCTGTGACCGTGTCCTGCACGCTCTTCTACAGCCTCAGGGAGGTGGTGGGCAGGGCCCTCGCCCCCTCAGACTCTTTCGAGGACCCCTGTCTGGACGAGGATCCCCCCGACGTCCTGCCCGAGCAGGAGGGGATCTGCCTGCCCCTCAGCAGGCGCACGGTCGACCTGCTGCAGAGCCTGCGCTTCCCTGGCCTGGCCCCGCCCTGCACACAGGCCCCGCCTCTGCGCGGCCC CGCAGACCCCGTGGACGCCTTCCTGGAAGCCTGTCGGGAGCCGGGCAGCCAACCGGCGGGACCTGCCTCCCTGCGGGCTGCGTACCTGCCCCCGTCGGTGGCCTGCATCAAGGTGTCCGCCGAGCTGCTCAGGGCTGCGCTAGACGACAGCCGCTCAG GGGTGCCCCTGTGCTGTGCCACCCTGCAGTGGCTCCTCGCTGAGAACGCCGCTGTGGACGTCGTGAGGGCCCGGGCCTTGTCCTCTGTCCAGGGAGTGGCCCCGGATGGTGCCGACGTCCATCTCATCATCCGTGAG GTGGCCGTGACCGACCTATGCCCGGCGGGGGCCATCCAGGTCGTGGAGATACAGGTGGAGAGCTCCTCCCTGGCCGACGTGTGTCGGGCACACCACGCTATCATCGGGCGGATGCAG ACCATGGTCAGGCAGCAGGCTGCCCGGGGCTGCAGCCCCCCCGACCTCCGCGTGCAGTATCTCCGCCAGATCCACGCCAACCACGAG ACGCTGCTGCGGGAGGTGCAGACGCTGCGTGACCGGCTGTGCGTGGAGGACGAAGCCAGCTCCTGCACCACCGCCCAGCGGCTGCTGCAGGTGTACAAGCAGCTGCGCAGCCCCAGCCTCGTCCTGCTGTGA